Proteins from one Cellulosilyticum lentocellum DSM 5427 genomic window:
- a CDS encoding DUF1576 domain-containing protein has translation MIQTKGNENTQQVQIKFFCFATISLLFIISFILATPLELFYGMKVIILSRDALITDYFALAGYGVAFFNCGIILSIVLILIIKLRASFTGLTLAAIFINAGFALFGKNPINILPILLGTYIYARVHDAKMNRYIYTALFGTCLSPLVTEVVYLLPFQQPINLILALLIGILIGFTLPTLAMHTASMHMGYNLFNVGFAAGILGFGIVSILEATGLESTPVLIWQEGRPIWLVLGLYGYFIATFLYGLWVNQGQLKPLFKILRHPGRAVADFILMDGLGATLMNMSVVGSVSLTYILLVKGDLSGPVIGGILTVFGFGAFGVHVKNFIPCMLGVYLSTYLKIFTPTMPSIQLAALFSAGIAPIAGQFGPIAGILAGMLHTSIVMCTSDMYSGLNLYNNGFSAGFVAIIMVPLLESFKNHSRKGNLRR, from the coding sequence ATGATTCAAACCAAAGGTAATGAAAATACACAACAGGTTCAGATTAAGTTTTTTTGTTTTGCTACTATTTCTTTGCTTTTTATAATATCCTTTATACTGGCTACACCCTTGGAGCTATTCTATGGTATGAAAGTTATTATTCTTTCTAGAGATGCACTGATAACGGATTACTTTGCACTAGCAGGCTATGGTGTTGCATTTTTTAATTGTGGTATTATTTTAAGCATTGTGCTTATATTAATTATCAAGCTAAGAGCTTCTTTTACAGGGCTAACCTTAGCTGCTATTTTTATTAATGCTGGGTTTGCTCTTTTTGGCAAAAATCCAATCAATATACTTCCTATATTATTAGGAACGTATATCTATGCACGTGTACACGATGCTAAGATGAATCGTTATATTTATACAGCATTGTTTGGTACATGCCTATCACCATTGGTTACTGAAGTCGTTTATTTATTACCATTTCAGCAACCTATTAACTTAATCCTTGCACTACTTATCGGAATTTTAATTGGATTTACTCTACCTACATTAGCGATGCATACAGCTTCTATGCATATGGGTTACAATTTATTCAATGTGGGATTTGCTGCTGGTATATTAGGCTTCGGTATTGTGAGTATTCTAGAGGCCACTGGATTAGAAAGTACTCCAGTTTTAATATGGCAGGAAGGTAGGCCTATTTGGCTGGTACTTGGCTTATATGGCTATTTTATAGCTACCTTTCTCTATGGTTTATGGGTTAATCAAGGGCAGCTAAAACCTTTATTTAAAATCTTGCGCCATCCAGGACGGGCAGTTGCAGATTTTATTCTAATGGATGGACTTGGTGCAACTTTAATGAATATGTCCGTTGTAGGAAGTGTTAGCCTCACCTATATCTTACTTGTAAAAGGAGACTTATCTGGCCCTGTTATAGGTGGTATATTAACTGTATTTGGCTTTGGTGCATTTGGTGTCCATGTCAAAAACTTTATTCCATGTATGTTAGGAGTCTATTTATCAACTTATTTAAAAATCTTTACACCTACTATGCCTAGCATTCAGCTTGCTGCACTATTTAGTGCAGGCATAGCACCTATTGCCGGACAATTTGGACCAATAGCAGGTATATTAGCCGGCATGCTACACACTTCTATTGTGATGTGTACAAGTGATATGTATTCAGGCCTTAATCTATATAATAATGGTTTTTCAGCTGGCTTTGTTGCTATTATAATGGTACCATTACTGGAAAGTTTTAAGAATCATTCAAGAAAAGGAAATCTTAGGAGATAA
- a CDS encoding MATE family efflux transporter, with the protein MATQQQTSDLGTDSIGRLLIKFSIPAIIGMVVNMLYNVVDRIYIGNIPDVGGLAITGVGITMPITQIITGIGMLIGIGTSASISIAFGQKKRKEAQKYLGNGFTSIIMVSIAIALLGNWFVNPILRVFGASDATVPYAAAYMRPLFIGTICNLCAFGLNHSISSDSNPKVSMYTMMIGAAINIILDPIFIFGLRMGIAGAAYATVISQFAASCWVINYFTRSKKSTIKLTLADMKIDLRIIKNIVMIGLAPFCMQVASSIVTVISNRALMTHGGDLAIGAMAIITSISTIFIMPIFGLNQGAQPIMGYNFGAKQYTRVRQTYLYSLAICTAILVVSFLFIQLFPHIAVGMFNNDPELTDITVSGMRIFLLSMPLIGIQMTASNYYQAVGKVKKAMIISLTRQVIFLIPSFIILPKFFGLKGVWYAGPIADLLAVTLSGIIIFKEIGYDKMIASITIKKRVVDHYETV; encoded by the coding sequence ATGGCAACACAGCAACAGACAAGTGATTTAGGCACAGACAGTATTGGCAGATTACTTATCAAATTTTCCATTCCAGCTATTATAGGTATGGTCGTTAATATGCTTTATAACGTAGTGGATAGAATTTATATAGGAAATATACCAGATGTAGGAGGCCTAGCTATTACTGGTGTAGGAATTACTATGCCTATTACTCAAATTATCACAGGTATTGGCATGTTAATAGGGATAGGTACTTCAGCAAGTATTTCTATAGCTTTTGGTCAGAAGAAGAGAAAAGAAGCACAAAAATATTTGGGAAATGGATTCACCAGTATTATTATGGTGAGTATTGCTATTGCTCTTTTGGGGAATTGGTTTGTTAATCCCATTTTAAGAGTTTTTGGAGCAAGTGATGCCACTGTTCCATATGCAGCGGCATATATGAGACCGCTTTTTATAGGAACCATTTGTAACTTGTGTGCATTTGGATTGAATCATTCCATTAGTTCAGATTCTAATCCTAAAGTAAGTATGTACACTATGATGATTGGTGCTGCGATTAACATTATTTTAGATCCAATCTTTATATTTGGTTTAAGAATGGGTATAGCAGGGGCAGCTTATGCCACAGTTATTTCACAATTTGCTGCCAGCTGTTGGGTTATTAATTATTTTACAAGAAGCAAGAAGTCAACTATTAAACTTACACTAGCTGATATGAAAATAGACCTAAGGATAATAAAAAATATTGTAATGATTGGCTTAGCACCTTTTTGTATGCAGGTTGCAAGCAGTATTGTAACAGTTATTTCGAATAGAGCTTTAATGACTCATGGTGGAGATTTAGCAATTGGAGCTATGGCTATAATAACTTCAATAAGTACTATCTTTATTATGCCTATCTTCGGTCTTAATCAAGGAGCACAACCTATTATGGGTTATAATTTTGGGGCAAAGCAATATACGAGGGTGAGACAAACCTATCTGTATTCTTTAGCCATATGTACGGCTATATTAGTTGTTAGCTTTTTATTCATTCAATTATTTCCGCACATAGCGGTAGGCATGTTCAATAATGATCCAGAGCTGACTGATATTACTGTATCAGGTATGCGTATTTTCCTATTGTCTATGCCATTAATAGGGATTCAAATGACAGCTTCTAACTATTATCAAGCAGTAGGCAAAGTGAAAAAAGCTATGATTATTAGTTTAACAAGGCAGGTTATCTTTTTAATTCCATCCTTTATTATATTACCCAAGTTTTTTGGACTAAAAGGGGTATGGTATGCAGGACCAATAGCCGATTTATTAGCAGTAACTTTATCAGGCATTATTATTTTTAAAGAGATAGGTTATGATAAGATGATAGCAAGTATAACGATAAAGAAAAGAGTTGTAGACCATTATGAAACAGTATGA
- a CDS encoding family 43 glycosylhydrolase — protein MKAYLKSIKHIKKMALTGLLAVGLVTQQGISVSAADLSSTFNNLNLTFAYKKQNENNPIITQRYAADPSVMVYNDTVYLYATNDSYEYSNGSIKENSYSTIQTLNCISSKDLVNWTDHGTIQVAGSRGVAKWAGNSWAPCATYKKINGKDKFFLYFANNANGIGVLVADSPTGPWTDPIGKALISRSTPNCSDVVWCFDPAVFVDSDGTGYLYFGGGIPTGQNAHPKTARVVKLGGDMTSLAGTPITIDAPYLFEDSGINKIGNKYYYSYCSNFNTAGSGINGGAIEYMVSNSPTGPFTFTGEVFKNPGVYFNGSGGNNHHSIFEFKGSYYLAYHTRTLELAQFGKNLGYRSTHLDKLSVNNGVLSEVKGTMAGASQVSYLNPYERVEAETMAIQAGVNVSGSGNTLVTDIHAGDWIGVKGVDFSDGLSKITVSAKSSTGGVIKVCTNSPSGTALGYIEVPNTSGAFVEVSSVLSNISGVKDLYFVFSGNMELDYWKAVAYSGQATETDTTVKNYATLSDGWYYLKNTNAQKYLQVKDNVGANGQNVEIGTGTGANGQKWYLTNTGNGYVTFKNGLDYMLDVANGANVDGTNIQIYSPNGMDAQKFKLVPTATSNVYGILTKSSVDTKSLDVYNFGTTDGSNVCEWTYYKNSCQMWVLEPCSAPESTVPVPTPTPTPTPTPDSPSTTASMSIKIFSDWSDGATADITITNNTGKNLNGWTCTFTTNRPISSIWNAELVSSNGTTYTISSPSWQSNLAAGASYTFGCNMGSGPANVTITNISLK, from the coding sequence ATGAAAGCGTATCTAAAAAGTATTAAACACATTAAAAAAATGGCATTAACAGGACTCCTTGCGGTAGGCCTAGTTACTCAGCAAGGCATCTCAGTCTCTGCTGCAGACCTTTCTTCCACTTTTAATAATTTGAATCTAACATTTGCCTACAAAAAGCAAAATGAAAATAACCCTATTATTACTCAAAGATATGCAGCAGATCCTAGTGTTATGGTCTATAATGATACTGTTTATCTTTATGCTACAAATGATTCTTATGAATACTCAAATGGTAGTATAAAGGAAAACTCCTATAGCACTATACAAACTCTTAATTGTATCTCTTCCAAAGATTTAGTAAATTGGACAGACCATGGTACTATCCAAGTTGCCGGAAGTAGAGGCGTTGCCAAATGGGCAGGTAATTCATGGGCTCCTTGTGCAACTTACAAAAAAATTAATGGCAAGGACAAATTCTTCCTTTACTTTGCTAATAATGCCAATGGTATAGGTGTACTTGTTGCTGATAGTCCAACAGGTCCTTGGACAGACCCTATTGGAAAAGCTTTAATCAGTCGATCAACCCCTAACTGCTCTGATGTTGTATGGTGCTTTGACCCAGCTGTGTTTGTAGATAGTGATGGTACTGGTTATCTTTATTTTGGTGGCGGTATTCCTACAGGCCAAAATGCACATCCCAAAACAGCACGTGTTGTTAAATTAGGTGGTGATATGACAAGTTTAGCTGGTACCCCTATCACTATTGATGCACCTTATTTATTCGAAGACTCTGGTATTAATAAAATAGGAAATAAATACTACTACTCTTACTGTTCTAACTTTAATACTGCCGGTTCAGGAATAAATGGTGGGGCAATAGAATACATGGTAAGTAATAGCCCTACTGGTCCTTTTACCTTCACTGGTGAAGTCTTTAAAAACCCAGGTGTTTACTTTAATGGTTCTGGCGGTAATAATCATCACTCTATCTTTGAATTTAAAGGTAGCTATTATTTAGCTTATCATACAAGAACATTAGAACTCGCTCAATTTGGTAAAAACCTTGGCTATCGCTCTACACACCTTGACAAGCTATCTGTAAATAATGGCGTTCTTTCAGAAGTAAAAGGTACAATGGCGGGTGCATCTCAAGTTTCTTATCTCAATCCTTACGAAAGAGTTGAAGCAGAAACTATGGCTATTCAAGCAGGTGTCAATGTAAGTGGTAGTGGCAACACCCTTGTAACAGATATTCATGCTGGTGATTGGATTGGTGTTAAAGGCGTTGATTTCTCAGACGGTTTATCTAAAATAACTGTTTCTGCTAAATCATCTACTGGTGGCGTTATTAAAGTATGTACGAATAGTCCTTCAGGCACAGCACTTGGCTATATTGAAGTGCCTAATACATCTGGCGCTTTTGTAGAGGTGAGTTCAGTTCTTTCTAATATTTCTGGTGTAAAAGATTTATACTTTGTATTTAGTGGAAATATGGAGCTAGATTATTGGAAGGCAGTAGCTTACTCTGGCCAAGCTACTGAAACAGATACAACTGTAAAGAATTACGCTACGCTTAGCGATGGCTGGTATTATCTTAAAAATACCAACGCTCAGAAATATCTTCAAGTAAAAGATAATGTAGGAGCAAATGGCCAAAATGTTGAAATAGGTACTGGTACAGGTGCTAATGGTCAAAAGTGGTATCTCACAAATACTGGTAATGGCTATGTTACTTTTAAAAATGGTTTAGACTATATGCTAGATGTAGCTAATGGTGCTAATGTAGATGGTACTAATATCCAAATTTATTCACCTAATGGTATGGATGCTCAAAAGTTCAAGCTTGTTCCAACTGCTACTAGTAATGTTTACGGCATTTTAACCAAGAGTTCAGTAGACACTAAGTCTCTAGATGTTTATAATTTTGGAACTACTGATGGCTCTAATGTATGTGAATGGACTTATTACAAAAACAGTTGTCAGATGTGGGTACTTGAGCCTTGCAGTGCACCAGAAAGTACTGTACCTGTACCTACTCCAACTCCTACGCCTACTCCTACCCCTGATTCACCTTCAACAACTGCCTCTATGAGCATTAAAATCTTCTCAGATTGGTCAGATGGTGCAACTGCTGATATAACTATTACTAATAACACTGGAAAAAATTTAAATGGTTGGACCTGTACTTTTACAACAAATAGACCTATTTCTTCTATTTGGAATGCAGAACTCGTAAGTAGTAATGGTACTACCTATACTATTTCCAGCCCATCATGGCAGTCTAATCTAGCTGCTGGTGCTAGTTATACTTTTGGATGTAACATGGGTAGTGGTCCTGCTAATGTGACCATTACTAATATATCTTTAAAATAG
- a CDS encoding aspartate/glutamate racemase family protein, translating to MKTIGMIGGMSWESTVTYYQMVNQVVKERLGGFHSAKCILYSVDFDEIEACQAKGEWEKSGEILADAAVNLERSGADFIIICTNTMHKVADQIQAKVNIPILHIAEVTAGRLKENTIEKVALLGTKYTMQQDFYKSKLIEQGIEVLIPNEADIEVVNNTIYNELCLGSVLETSKKEFIRIIEELADKGAEGVILGCTEIGLLIRQEDVSIPVFDTTIIHATKAALYAIE from the coding sequence ATGAAAACAATTGGTATGATCGGTGGTATGAGTTGGGAGAGCACGGTCACCTATTATCAAATGGTTAATCAAGTAGTCAAAGAACGGTTAGGAGGCTTTCATTCCGCTAAATGTATATTATATAGCGTTGATTTTGATGAGATTGAAGCCTGTCAGGCAAAAGGTGAATGGGAAAAGAGTGGTGAAATATTAGCAGATGCAGCTGTAAATCTGGAAAGAAGCGGTGCAGATTTTATTATCATCTGTACTAATACCATGCATAAGGTAGCAGATCAGATTCAAGCAAAGGTTAATATACCTATTTTACATATTGCAGAAGTAACAGCTGGCAGATTAAAAGAGAATACAATAGAAAAAGTAGCCTTACTAGGCACTAAATATACGATGCAACAAGATTTTTACAAATCTAAGCTTATAGAACAAGGCATAGAGGTACTTATTCCTAATGAAGCAGATATAGAGGTTGTTAATAATACGATTTATAATGAATTATGCCTAGGTAGCGTATTAGAAACCTCTAAAAAAGAATTTATTAGAATCATAGAAGAATTAGCTGATAAAGGAGCAGAGGGTGTTATCTTAGGGTGCACAGAAATTGGCTTATTGATTAGACAAGAAGATGTGAGTATTCCTGTATTTGATACGACTATTATTCATGCAACAAAGGCAGCGCTTTATGCTATAGAGTAA
- a CDS encoding GNAT family N-acetyltransferase, translating to MQIVYTTSSDPHFIKLCAALDEDLNHTIGSQKQANQYSQYNTLESIKEVVLALEDGEPIGCGAFKHYEKGIAEIKRVFVRPDHRGKGISKQIINALEEKARMQGYQKLILETGKRLVVATKLYKEMGFVIIDNYGPYKNLKESICMEKQL from the coding sequence ATGCAGATTGTTTATACAACAAGCAGTGACCCACATTTTATTAAGCTTTGTGCAGCTTTAGATGAAGACTTAAATCATACAATAGGTAGCCAAAAACAAGCTAATCAGTATAGCCAGTATAATACGTTAGAAAGTATAAAAGAAGTGGTATTAGCATTGGAGGATGGAGAGCCTATTGGTTGTGGAGCTTTTAAACATTATGAAAAAGGCATAGCAGAGATTAAGCGAGTATTTGTAAGGCCAGATCATAGAGGCAAAGGTATTTCTAAGCAAATAATAAATGCACTTGAAGAGAAAGCTAGAATGCAGGGATATCAGAAACTTATATTAGAAACAGGTAAGCGACTAGTAGTAGCTACTAAGCTTTATAAGGAAATGGGGTTTGTAATAATAGATAATTACGGCCCATATAAGAATTTAAAAGAGTCAATTTGTATGGAAAAGCAATTGTAA
- a CDS encoding GNAT family N-acetyltransferase: MDIVLRLEEAKDYEVVENLTREAFWDVYKPGCDEHLILRQLRESEGFVKELDYLAIDGDKIVGNIAYTKVTVENNSADNKVLCMGPIGVLPEYKGKGIGSMLMRHTIELARKMGFKGIVLYGDPKFYHHFGFVNAEQYGLQTSWGTNFEEFMALELSEGSLSGMSGKCFEDKAFVVNEIALTEFEKNFPTKESHFEERPPKHK, encoded by the coding sequence ATGGATATTGTACTTAGATTAGAAGAAGCAAAAGACTATGAAGTGGTTGAAAACCTAACAAGAGAAGCTTTTTGGGATGTTTATAAACCAGGTTGTGATGAGCATCTTATATTAAGGCAGTTGCGTGAATCAGAAGGGTTTGTAAAGGAATTAGATTATTTAGCTATTGATGGAGATAAAATTGTTGGAAACATTGCTTATACAAAAGTAACTGTAGAAAATAATAGCGCTGATAATAAGGTTTTATGTATGGGACCAATTGGGGTGTTACCTGAGTATAAAGGAAAGGGCATTGGCAGTATGTTGATGAGACATACTATAGAGTTAGCTAGAAAAATGGGATTTAAAGGCATTGTCCTTTATGGAGATCCTAAATTTTATCATCATTTTGGTTTTGTAAATGCGGAGCAATATGGGCTTCAAACCTCATGGGGGACTAATTTTGAGGAATTTATGGCGCTTGAATTATCAGAAGGAAGCTTAAGTGGTATGAGTGGTAAATGCTTTGAAGATAAGGCTTTTGTAGTAAATGAAATAGCTTTAACGGAATTTGAGAAAAATTTTCCAACTAAAGAAAGTCACTTTGAAGAAAGACCCCCCAAGCATAAGTAA
- a CDS encoding MarR family winged helix-turn-helix transcriptional regulator: MKQYETEGIGRYISYLHRLGANFLSKEYDQYEIGFGQYQFLLRLYLEDGVSHDELTEQVCVDKATTTRAIKKLEEKGYVRLAPNEKDKRKYHIYLTEKALMQKEEILEISRRWERQLIDGLEQEELNQLFYLLRKITRYNSGYLFNEE; the protein is encoded by the coding sequence ATGAAACAGTATGAAACAGAAGGAATAGGAAGGTATATTAGCTATTTACATCGACTAGGTGCAAATTTCTTATCAAAAGAATATGATCAATATGAAATTGGCTTTGGACAATATCAGTTTCTTCTTAGACTTTATTTAGAAGATGGTGTTAGTCATGATGAATTAACAGAGCAAGTATGTGTAGATAAAGCAACGACTACAAGAGCCATTAAGAAGTTAGAGGAAAAGGGATATGTAAGGTTAGCTCCTAATGAAAAAGATAAGAGAAAATATCACATTTATCTTACAGAAAAGGCCTTGATGCAAAAAGAAGAGATATTAGAGATCTCAAGAAGGTGGGAAAGACAATTAATAGATGGTTTGGAGCAAGAAGAATTAAATCAGTTATTTTATTTACTTCGAAAAATAACGAGATATAATTCAGGCTATCTATTTAATGAAGAATGA
- a CDS encoding RICIN domain-containing protein translates to MITCIKKIFTQLSSYVLALALIITILPPNEALAASDAIINLSSEYQTIRGFGGMNHPAWAGDLTSVQRETAFGNGDNQLGFSILRIHVDENKNNWSRELETAKAAVAKGAIVFASPWNPPSDMIETFTRNGVGNQKRLKYSKYAAYAQHLNDFVTYMKNNNVNLYAISVQNEPDYAHDWTWWTPQEMLNFMKNYAGSINCRVIAPESFQYLKNISDPILNDSQALANMDILGAHFYGTSINNMSYPLFKQKGTGKDLWMTEVYVPNSDNNSADRWPEAIEVSYNMHNALENGFQSYVWWYIRRQYGPMKEDGTISKRGYCMAQYSKFVRPGYVKVAATSNPNTNVYVSAYKGDNKAVIVAINKGSSAINQNFVINNGSIKSVDRYRTSANENLAKTANIDTSSNSFWANLPANSVSTFVCTLGSSSPIEPTPTPSPTPTPTPTPTDTTVKDYAVLKDGWYYIKNTNAQKYLQVKDNTGANGQNVEIGTGTGVTGQKWYLTNTSNGYVTLKNGLDYMLDVANGANVDGTNIQIYSPNGMDAQKFKLVPTATSNVYGILTKSSVDTKSLDVYNFGTTDGSNVCEWTYYKNSCQMWVLEPCGAPENTTPTPTPTPTPTPETPSTPTSMSIKIISDWSDGATAEITITNNTGKDLNGWTCTFTTSRPISALWNAQLVSSNGNTYTISNPSWQPLLTAGSSYTFGCNMGSGSSDVTITNISLK, encoded by the coding sequence ATGATTACCTGTATAAAAAAAATATTCACCCAATTATCATCTTACGTACTTGCATTAGCTTTGATTATAACAATATTGCCACCTAATGAAGCTTTAGCCGCAAGTGATGCAATCATTAATTTATCATCAGAATATCAAACAATTCGTGGCTTTGGAGGAATGAATCATCCAGCTTGGGCTGGAGATTTAACCTCCGTTCAAAGAGAAACCGCTTTTGGTAATGGAGATAATCAATTAGGTTTTTCTATTTTAAGAATTCATGTAGATGAAAATAAAAATAACTGGTCAAGAGAATTAGAAACGGCAAAAGCTGCCGTAGCTAAAGGAGCCATCGTCTTTGCTTCCCCTTGGAATCCTCCAAGTGATATGATAGAGACTTTTACTCGTAATGGTGTGGGCAATCAAAAACGTCTAAAATACAGTAAATACGCTGCATATGCTCAGCATCTTAATGATTTTGTTACCTATATGAAAAATAACAATGTGAATCTATATGCTATTTCTGTTCAAAACGAACCTGATTATGCACATGATTGGACATGGTGGACACCACAAGAAATGCTTAACTTTATGAAAAACTACGCCGGCTCAATCAATTGCAGGGTTATTGCTCCTGAATCATTTCAGTATCTAAAAAATATATCAGATCCTATCTTAAATGACTCACAGGCACTTGCTAATATGGATATTCTTGGTGCTCACTTTTATGGTACTAGTATCAATAATATGTCATATCCACTTTTTAAACAAAAAGGTACAGGAAAAGATCTTTGGATGACAGAGGTTTATGTTCCTAATAGTGATAATAATTCAGCAGATCGCTGGCCAGAGGCAATAGAAGTTTCATATAACATGCATAATGCTTTAGAAAATGGCTTTCAATCTTATGTATGGTGGTACATTCGTAGGCAATATGGTCCTATGAAAGAGGACGGTACAATCAGTAAAAGAGGTTATTGTATGGCTCAATACTCTAAGTTTGTACGTCCTGGTTACGTAAAAGTTGCTGCTACCAGTAACCCTAATACAAATGTTTATGTATCTGCTTATAAAGGTGATAATAAAGCCGTTATTGTTGCAATTAATAAGGGCTCCTCAGCTATTAATCAAAATTTCGTTATCAATAATGGTAGCATAAAAAGTGTAGATCGTTATAGAACTTCTGCTAATGAAAATCTAGCCAAAACAGCTAATATAGATACTAGCAGTAATAGCTTCTGGGCTAACCTACCTGCTAATAGTGTGTCTACATTCGTTTGCACTTTAGGATCCTCAAGCCCTATAGAGCCTACACCTACACCTTCACCCACTCCTACTCCTACTCCTACTCCTACTGATACGACAGTAAAGGATTATGCTGTGCTAAAGGATGGCTGGTATTATATAAAAAATACAAATGCCCAAAAGTATCTTCAAGTAAAAGATAATACAGGAGCAAATGGCCAAAATGTTGAAATAGGTACTGGTACAGGGGTTACTGGTCAAAAATGGTACTTAACCAATACGAGTAATGGCTATGTCACTTTGAAAAATGGTTTAGATTATATGCTAGATGTAGCTAATGGTGCTAATGTAGATGGTACTAATATCCAAATTTATTCACCTAATGGTATGGATGCTCAAAAGTTTAAGCTTGTTCCAACTGCCACTAGTAATGTTTACGGCATTTTAACCAAGAGTTCAGTAGACACCAAATCTTTAGATGTCTATAATTTTGGAACTACTGATGGTTCTAATGTATGCGAATGGACGTATTACAAGAATAGTTGTCAAATGTGGGTACTTGAACCTTGCGGTGCACCAGAAAATACTACGCCAACACCGACTCCTACGCCTACTCCTACACCTGAGACGCCTTCAACACCTACTTCTATGAGCATTAAGATTATCTCAGACTGGTCAGATGGTGCAACTGCTGAAATAACGATTACCAATAACACAGGTAAGGACTTAAATGGATGGACATGTACTTTTACAACTAGCAGACCTATTAGTGCTCTTTGGAATGCACAACTCGTAAGTAGCAATGGTAATACCTATACTATTTCTAATCCATCATGGCAACCTCTTCTAACTGCTGGAAGCAGCTATACCTTTGGCTGTAATATGGGTAGTGGTTCATCTGATGTAACCATTACTAATATATCTTTAAAATAA
- a CDS encoding pentapeptide repeat-containing protein, which yields MNNKIELIDQLFKHIKIDCSKCFGFCCVALYFSKLDGFPADKVAGCPCKHLQSDFGCDIHSELRNKGLKGCTSYDCFGAGQKIAQITYRGKSWISSPKLAKQMYEAFLVMRQLHEMLWYLTEAVTLENIVSIKESLQSMIEEIKQMTLLKPEAILEIDIESHRTQVNILLKEAYKLNRQDKKSIQKTSFEKMLIGKDLRKVNLKEADLSGAMMIAANLKECDLSGALLIGVDMRDADIRGANLSKSIFLTQTQINTAKGNQFTKLPSRLDRPSYWEK from the coding sequence ATGAATAACAAGATTGAATTAATAGACCAGCTTTTTAAACATATAAAGATTGATTGTAGTAAATGCTTTGGATTTTGTTGTGTAGCCCTTTATTTTTCTAAATTAGATGGTTTCCCAGCAGATAAGGTAGCAGGGTGCCCTTGCAAGCATTTACAGTCAGACTTTGGATGCGATATCCATAGTGAGTTAAGAAATAAAGGCCTCAAAGGCTGCACATCCTATGATTGTTTTGGTGCAGGACAAAAGATAGCTCAGATAACTTATCGAGGGAAAAGCTGGATATCATCACCGAAGCTAGCAAAGCAAATGTATGAGGCGTTTTTAGTAATGAGACAGCTTCATGAGATGTTATGGTATTTGACAGAAGCAGTGACTTTAGAAAACATTGTATCTATCAAAGAAAGTTTACAAAGCATGATTGAAGAAATAAAACAGATGACTTTATTAAAGCCTGAGGCAATCCTTGAAATAGATATAGAAAGTCATAGAACACAAGTCAATATACTGCTAAAAGAAGCTTATAAATTAAATAGACAGGACAAGAAGTCTATTCAAAAAACTAGTTTTGAAAAGATGTTAATTGGCAAAGACCTTAGAAAAGTTAATCTGAAGGAAGCCGATTTAAGTGGGGCTATGATGATTGCCGCAAATTTAAAAGAGTGCGATTTATCAGGTGCTTTATTAATTGGTGTAGATATGAGAGATGCAGATATAAGAGGCGCAAATCTCAGTAAGAGTATATTTTTAACTCAGACTCAAATAAATACGGCTAAAGGAAATCAATTTACAAAGTTACCAAGTAGGCTAGATAGGCCTTCTTACTGGGAGAAGTAA